A single genomic interval of Daucus carota subsp. sativus chromosome 1, DH1 v3.0, whole genome shotgun sequence harbors:
- the LOC108197964 gene encoding pectinesterase: MGLSKKITVIGLSSVVLVAVVVAVALTQSSDGGDEKGGGQTVHTSNKAVNSLCQPTDYKDACVKSLSEANTEDPRELIKTGFKAATKEIGDVVSKSKTLEDASKDESTKKGYELCKKLLETSVDDFNRSMDKVGKVDAGNLNKLIADLKTWLSGALNNQETCIDAFQNTTGDAADKVKNLLKMSHALSSNALAMVTELTNILKSVDLKSLGQRRLSSVDDEIPDWITTHQRHLLQAAAAPNAVVAQDGSGQFKTVGEAIATVPANNAKPFVIQVKAGVYNEIVRIPRHTDNVVLIGEGATKTKITGSKNFIDGVKTFETATVGVDGDAFMAKDIGFENSAGAEKHQAVALRLSSDRAVVFQCQIDGYQDTLYNHNYRQYYRDTTITGTIDFIFGDSASVFQNCKMVVRKPLDNQGCMVTAQGRIDQRSTGGNVLQNCTITGEPGLPPATKNYLGRPWKEFSRTIIMQSNIDAIIAPEGWSPWTGDFGQKTCYFLEYQNRGPGSDTSKRVNWPGIIKNMNDQDIQQFTAVKFIQGDTWVPATNVPIENGMMKV, from the exons ATGGGATTGTCGAAAAAGATAACTGTTATTGGTCTATCTTCGGTAGTCCTGGTTGCTGTGGTGGTTGCTGTAGCCCTCACCCAAAGCAGTGATGGTGGCGACGAAAAGGGTGGTGGCCAGACTGTACACACCTCTAACAAGGCCGTGAATTCGTTGTGTCAGCCAACTGACTACAAGGATGCTTGTGTCAAGAGTCTTTCTGAAGCCAACACAGAGGATCCTAGGGAACTCATTAAGACGGGCTTTAAGGCCGCCACTAAGGAAATTGGCGACGTGGTTTCTAAGTCCAAAACTCTTGAAGATGCCTCTAAGGATGAAAGTACCAAAAAGGGATATGAACTTTGTAAGAAATTGTTGGAGACCTCAGTGGATGATTTTAACAGATCAATGGACAAGGTTGGTAAAGTTGATGCGGGTAATTTGAATAAATTAATTGCGGATCTTAAGACCTGGCTTAGCGGTGCTTTGAACAATCAAGAGACTTGCATTGATGCTTTCCAGAATACAACCGGGGATGCTGCAGATAAAGTGAAGAATTTGTTGAAAATGTCTCATGCACTATCCAGCAATGCCCTTGCGATGGTCACTGAGCTCACGAATATTTTGAAATCCGTAGACCTTAAGTCTCTAGGCCAGAGGAGACTATCTAGTGTGGATGATGAGATTCCTGATTGGATAACTACGCATCAAAGACACCTTCTTCAAGCTGCAGCTGCACCCAACGCGGTCGTTGCTCAAGATGGCTCTGGACAGTTCAAGACGGTTGGAGAAGCCATTGCCACAGTCCCGGCCAACAATGCTAAGCCCTTTGTTATCCAAGTGAAGGCTGGTGTGTATAACGAGATTGTGAGAATTCCAAGGCACACAGACAATGTTGTGTTGATTGGTGAGGGCGCAACCAAGACCAAAATCACAGGGAGCAAGAACTTCATCGATGGAGTCAAGACCTTTGAAACTGCAACAGTCG GTGTGGATGGTGACGCGTTCATGGCTAAAGACATAGGCTTTGAGAACTCAGCAGGAGCCGAGAAACATCAAGCCGTGGCACTCAGATTATCCAGTGACAGGGCTGTTGTCTTCCAATGCCAAATAGACGGTTATCAGGACACCCTTTACAATCACAACTACCGCCAATACTACCGTGACACCACAATTACCGGCACAATTGATTTCATCTTTGGTGACTCCGCCTCCGTCTTCCAGAACTGCAAGATGGTAGTGAGGAAGCCACTGGACAACCAAGGCTGCATGGTGACCGCACAAGGCCGGATCGATCAGCGTTCCACTGGTGGAAATGTCCTTCAGAATTGCACGATAACCGGGGAGCCAGGACTCCCTCCTGCCACAAAGAACTATCTAGGCCGCCCCTGGAAAGAATTCTCCAGGACAATTATCATGCAATCAAACATCGATGCCATCATTGCTCCCGAAGGATGGTCACCCTGGACAGGTGATTTCGGTCAAAAAACTTGCTATTTCCTCGAGTACCAGAACAGAGGACCCGGATCCGACACCTCGAAGAGAGTCAATTGGCCAGgtatcataaaaaatatgaatgatcAAGATATTCAACAGTTCACTGCTGTCAAGTTCATCCAAGGTGATACTTGGGTGCCGGCTACCAACGTCCCTATCGAAAACGGAATGATGAAAGTTTAA
- the LOC108204621 gene encoding pectinesterase-like yields MALNKKVTVVTLSSILLVGLVIGAVVVDLQHSNKDADEAKKNHVAESQKAVQSICRPTQYKDTCEQTLLPAAMNTTDPRDLIKAGFDYAMQHIQGSLKNSSTLQAAENDPRTSGAYKVCQQVLQSAIDDLKRSFNKINDFSIDVNDIQGYLFDLKVWLSAANTAQGTCLDAFRETSGDAAEKMTKLLQLSRELTINGFNMVDELSRELADLQVTGNARKLLQVPGADQFPAWVKDHNKELLKGDNAKRMANVIVAQDGSGKVKTINEAIKLIPQNNQNMFIIYIKSGEYREIVRLDKFMTNVMLVGDGPKKTKIIGDRSQKKGFPTLETATVGVSGFNFIAKGISFENTAAADEGPAVALHVAADKSIFYNCRMDGFQDTLYTHDYRQFYRECTISGTIDFIFGDSVVVFQSCKIVARKPAAGQDCVIVAQGREFVDDITGIVVQNCTITAEADVLASPTIQSFLGRPWKSFSKMVIIDSFIESFINPLGWQIWEEKNPNNMTAYIVEFGNKGPGANVSKRVQWPSVKNITSAEANTYSPKVFLKGDDWIPSTGIPYSMAATTSAATPSPAPSPDASS; encoded by the exons ATGGCTTTGAACAAAAAAGTTACTGTTGTTACTCTGTCTTCAATCCTCCTTGTAGGTTTGGTTATTGGAGCGGTGGTCGTAGATCTTCAGCACAGTAACAAGGATGCAGATGAGGCCAAAAAAAATCATGTAGCTGAATCACAGAAAGCTGTGCAATCAATTTGCAGGCCTACTCAATACAAGGACACTTGTGAGCAGACACTCCTCCCTGCCGCGATGAATACTACTGACCCCAGAGATTTGATTAAGGCCGGGTTTGATTATGCGATGCAACATATCCAGGGCTCACTCAAGAATTCATCAACATTACAGGCAGCGGAGAATGATCCCAGAACATCTGGGGCTTATAAAGTCTGTCAGCAAGTCCTTCAATCAGCTATTGATGATTTAAAGAGatctttcaataaaataaatgattttagtATTGATGTAAATGATATACAAGGATATCTTTTTGATCTCAAAGTATGGCTCTCTGCTGCCAATACGGCTCAAGGGACTTGTTTGGATGCTTTCAGGGAAACAAGCGGAGATGCAGCAGAAAAAATGACAAAACTATTGCAGCTCTCTCGTGAGCTGACCATCAACGGTTTTAATATGGTTGATGAATTAAGCCGAGAGTTGGCAGATCTGCAGGTGACAGGGAATGCGCGAAAGCTCTTACAAGTTCCAGGGGCAGACCAATTTCCTGCTTGGGTGAAGGATCACAACAAAGAACTCCTCAAAGGTGACAATGCTAAACGCATGGCTAATGTTATTGTAGCTCAAGATGGTTCTGGGAAAGTTAAGACCATTAATGAGGCTATTAAATTGATTCCACAAAACAATCAGAACATGTTTATTATATACATTAAGAGCGGTGAATATAGAGAGATTGTTAGACTTGATAAGTTCATGACTAACGTGATGTTGGTTGGAGATGGCCCCAAAAAGACTAAGATCATCGGTGACAGATCTCAGAAGAAAGGCTTCCCCACATTGGAGACTGCAACTGTTG GAGTAAGTGGATTCAACTTCATAGCAAAGGgaatttcattcgagaacacaGCAGCTGCAGATGAAGGTCCAGCAGTGGCCCTTCACGTGGCAGCAGATAAATCAATATTCTACAACTGCCGTATGGATGGTTTCCAAGACACTCTTTACACTCATGATTACAGACAATTCTATCGGGAGTGCACCATCTCAGGCACTATTGATTTCATCTTCGGAGACTCAGTGGTTGTCTTTCAAAGTTGCAAAATAGTTGCCAGAAAACCAGCAGCTGGCCAGGACTGTGTGATTGTAGCCCAAGGCCGAGAATTTGTTGACGACATCACAGGAATCGTAGTACAAAACTGTACTATTACAGCAGAAGCTGATGTACTTGCCAGTCCTACGATCCAATCATTCCTGGGCCGCCCCTGGAAATCCTTCTCCAAAATGGTGATCATCGATTCATTCATTGAATCTTTTATCAATCCATTGGGATGGCAAATTTGGGAAGAGAAAAATCCAAATAACATGACAGCCTACATTGTGGAGTTTGGAAACAAAGGCCCTGGTGCAAATGTTTCTAAAAGGGTACAATGGCCTAGTGTTAAGAACATTACTTCTGCAGAAGCTAATACCTATAGTCCTAAAGTTTTCCTCAAGGGAGATGATTGGATTCCTTCTACCGGTATCCCCTATAGTATGGCCGCCACCACAAGCGCTGCAACCCCCTCCCCCGCCCCTTCCCCAGACGCCAGCAGCTGA